One region of Qipengyuania sp. SS22 genomic DNA includes:
- a CDS encoding TIGR03087 family PEP-CTERM/XrtA system glycosyltransferase, with the protein MGSAEMGEVLFLAHRVPFPPDRGDKIRSHHLLAGLAKLGPVHVGTFGETVQDMAQKPLLVEVARTHALIERSKPLHLAGVEAVLKGRAVSLTAFDDDAMHRYVAKTLTNHRIDTIFVFSGQMGQYIPDSFDGRVVFDLCDVDSAKFAAYAEAGQRKWINRREGRLLAREEERLAARADATLLISDNEADLFRSRLTRPDAVSLHALGNGIDGQFFDPERVASHPDLDEGEGPQIVFTGQMDYAPNIAAAEWMIAHVMPPLRKTHARARFHIVGRAPVRALRDRHGEHGVRVWGEVEDVRPFLKSADLVVAPLLIARGVQNKVLEAMAMARPVMATPGAATGIDATHGEHLVISSPDPEQLLAAIDRLLADPLHARAMGEAARRFVIERMSWDLVETKLAELVRGAEVPIDAA; encoded by the coding sequence GTGGGCTCGGCTGAGATGGGTGAAGTGCTGTTCCTCGCGCATCGCGTGCCCTTTCCGCCCGATCGCGGCGACAAGATCCGCTCGCATCACCTGCTGGCGGGCCTGGCCAAACTTGGCCCCGTACATGTCGGCACCTTTGGCGAAACCGTGCAGGACATGGCGCAAAAGCCGCTCCTGGTTGAGGTGGCGCGCACGCATGCGCTGATCGAGCGGAGCAAGCCGCTTCATCTTGCGGGTGTCGAGGCGGTGCTCAAGGGCAGGGCGGTCAGCCTGACCGCGTTCGATGACGACGCAATGCACCGCTATGTCGCCAAGACGCTGACCAACCACCGGATCGACACGATCTTCGTCTTCTCGGGCCAGATGGGGCAATACATCCCCGACAGCTTCGACGGGCGGGTGGTGTTCGATTTGTGCGATGTCGATAGCGCCAAGTTCGCCGCCTATGCCGAGGCCGGGCAGCGTAAGTGGATCAACCGCCGCGAAGGCCGCTTGCTGGCACGCGAGGAAGAGCGCCTTGCCGCGCGCGCGGATGCGACATTGCTGATCAGCGACAACGAGGCGGATCTTTTCAGATCCCGCCTCACCCGGCCCGATGCGGTCAGCCTGCATGCGCTGGGCAATGGCATCGACGGGCAATTCTTCGACCCCGAACGTGTGGCATCGCATCCCGATCTCGACGAAGGCGAGGGACCGCAGATCGTTTTCACCGGACAGATGGATTATGCGCCCAATATCGCTGCGGCGGAGTGGATGATCGCGCATGTCATGCCTCCTTTGCGCAAAACACATGCGCGGGCGCGGTTCCATATCGTCGGCCGCGCGCCGGTGCGGGCCTTGCGGGACCGCCATGGCGAGCACGGGGTGCGGGTCTGGGGCGAAGTGGAGGATGTACGGCCGTTCCTCAAATCCGCCGATCTGGTAGTTGCCCCGCTGCTGATCGCGCGCGGGGTGCAGAACAAGGTGCTCGAGGCGATGGCGATGGCGCGCCCGGTGATGGCGACCCCCGGGGCGGCGACCGGGATCGATGCGACCCATGGCGAGCATCTGGTCATTTCCTCGCCCGATCCCGAGCAATTGCTCGCCGCGATCGATCGCCTGCTCGCCGATCCGCTGCACGCGCGCGCGATGGGTGAAGCCGCGCGGCGGTTCGTCATCGAACGGATGAGCTGGGACTTGGTCGAGACGAAGCTTGCCGAACTGGTCCGCGGCGCCGAGGTCCCTATCGATGCAGCGTGA
- a CDS encoding FemAB family XrtA/PEP-CTERM system-associated protein translates to MNPSLSHSVTIRQADLHDPTESARIEGFVAEHKATPFHRPAWLLAIEQGTGQRALGLVAERAGVLEGWLPLTEIRSPLFASALVSSAFGVAGGPLADSEATSLMLCRAAEELAQRHAVSSVEIRGGTAPEGWQAITGKHANFSRPLAADREAELLAIPRKARAEVRKSLQSPLEIVIGRSEDDLAAFYPCYAASVHNLGTPVFPRQLFAAVLNHFGEDADIITALHDGQAVSSVLSLYHDGAVMPFWGGGGLAARALKANERCYFELMDHGRERGCTRYDYGRSKMGTGPYKFKKWQGFEPEPLTYWTWTAPGRTARNIDPTDQGYSSSIALWKKLPLSVATRVGPWIARGLG, encoded by the coding sequence ATGAACCCGTCGCTCTCCCATAGCGTTACAATCCGCCAGGCGGACCTGCACGACCCGACCGAATCCGCGCGGATCGAGGGGTTCGTGGCGGAGCATAAGGCGACGCCTTTTCACCGCCCGGCGTGGCTGCTCGCAATCGAACAGGGGACGGGCCAGCGCGCGCTCGGCCTCGTCGCCGAACGCGCAGGCGTGCTCGAGGGCTGGCTGCCGCTGACCGAGATACGCTCGCCGCTGTTCGCTTCCGCACTGGTGTCCAGTGCCTTTGGCGTGGCGGGCGGCCCGCTGGCCGATAGCGAAGCAACTTCGCTGATGCTGTGCCGGGCAGCGGAAGAGCTGGCGCAGCGCCACGCGGTAAGCTCGGTCGAGATTCGCGGCGGCACCGCACCCGAAGGCTGGCAGGCGATCACCGGCAAGCACGCCAATTTCTCACGCCCGCTGGCTGCGGACCGCGAGGCCGAACTACTCGCCATCCCACGCAAGGCCCGCGCAGAGGTCCGCAAAAGCCTGCAATCGCCGCTAGAAATCGTCATTGGGCGCAGCGAGGACGATCTGGCGGCCTTCTATCCCTGCTATGCTGCCAGCGTGCACAATCTCGGTACGCCGGTATTTCCGCGGCAGCTGTTCGCAGCCGTGCTCAACCATTTCGGCGAAGATGCCGACATCATCACCGCGCTGCATGACGGGCAAGCCGTTTCGAGCGTCCTGTCGCTCTACCATGATGGTGCGGTCATGCCGTTCTGGGGCGGGGGCGGGTTGGCCGCACGCGCGCTCAAGGCCAATGAACGGTGCTATTTCGAATTGATGGACCATGGCCGCGAGCGCGGATGCACGCGCTATGATTATGGTCGCTCGAAAATGGGCACCGGGCCGTACAAGTTCAAAAAATGGCAGGGTTTCGAACCCGAACCGCTGACCTATTGGACGTGGACCGCGCCGGGCAGGACCGCGCGCAATATCGATCCGACCGACCAAGGCTATTCCTCGAGCATCGCGTTGTGGAAGAAACTGCCGCTTTCCGTCGCTACGCGCGTCGGGCCGTGGATTGCACGTGGGCTCGGCTGA
- a CDS encoding XrtA system polysaccharide deacetylase, whose translation MSDSTIVNGLSVDVEDWFQVGAFENTISRADWDGLELRVGDNVARILDLFDAAGVKATFFTLGWVAERNKPAMRAIVERGHELASHGYDHTRVFTFTREEFAADIAKARAILEDVGGAPVTGYRAPSFSIDARNPWAHEVLAEHRYAYSSSVAPVVHDHYGWREAPRFAFNPVAGSDLVEIPVTTALLRGRRLAAGGGGFFRVLPYGFSRWAIRQVNRDGRPAVFYFHPWEVDPNQPRVAGAPLRSRLRHYTNLSKMADKLTELLGDFSWGRMDALAAQEKPRSFDWAA comes from the coding sequence TTGAGCGACAGCACGATCGTCAACGGCCTCTCGGTCGATGTCGAGGACTGGTTCCAGGTCGGCGCGTTCGAGAACACCATTTCGCGCGCAGACTGGGACGGGCTCGAATTGCGCGTGGGCGACAATGTCGCGCGTATTCTCGACCTGTTCGATGCCGCGGGGGTCAAGGCGACCTTCTTCACGCTGGGCTGGGTGGCCGAGCGTAACAAACCCGCCATGCGCGCGATCGTCGAACGCGGGCACGAGCTGGCCAGCCACGGCTATGACCACACCCGCGTCTTCACCTTCACGCGCGAGGAATTCGCCGCCGATATCGCCAAGGCGCGCGCCATTCTCGAGGATGTGGGCGGCGCGCCAGTCACCGGCTATCGCGCGCCAAGCTTCTCGATCGATGCACGCAACCCCTGGGCGCATGAAGTGCTGGCCGAGCATCGCTATGCCTATTCCTCGTCGGTCGCGCCGGTGGTTCACGACCACTACGGCTGGCGCGAAGCACCGCGCTTTGCCTTCAACCCGGTTGCGGGCAGCGATCTCGTGGAAATTCCCGTGACGACCGCGCTGCTGCGCGGCAGGCGGCTGGCCGCTGGCGGAGGCGGGTTTTTCCGCGTGCTTCCCTACGGCTTCAGCCGCTGGGCGATCAGGCAAGTGAACCGCGATGGCCGACCCGCGGTGTTCTATTTCCACCCGTGGGAGGTCGATCCGAACCAGCCGCGGGTCGCCGGGGCGCCGCTGCGCTCGCGGCTGCGGCATTACACCAATCTGTCGAAAATGGCGGACAAGCTCACCGAATTGCTCGGCGATTTCTCCTGGGGCCGGATGGATGCGCTGGCCGCGCAGGAAAAGCCGCGTAGCTTCGATTGGGCAGCATGA
- a CDS encoding XrtA/PEP-CTERM system-associated ATPase — protein sequence MYEEYYGFSERPFQLTPDPAFYYESVTHKKALSYLGYGLNQGEGFVVITGEVGAGKSTLVAHLKQKLDDDRMTVGEVVTSALDGEEMIHVAARSFGLDVTGGDKAADLAAIELFLHEEARNGRRTLLIVDEAQNLSIGALEELRMLSNFQLGSHPLLQTLLLGQPEFKQLLAHSDELEQLRQRVIAAHHLEPMQPGEIEPYVMHRLSRVGWNDNPEIDSGIWVKLHKATGGIPRKVNQVMTRLLLLGAVEEQSVLEVDMLEAVVEEMTGDAAPVEAPAKPRPDREGPAADAIARAKGEARQTSDELPVAPVPAPEAPAAADGAPDKGLLDHQIEAIEAAFAERDKHMSALRREVEKLDQKRAADDLPEDVGQRLASIEARLDEQERSLRHVLTMMIDYFESQGSRAAA from the coding sequence ATGTACGAAGAATATTATGGATTTAGCGAGCGGCCGTTCCAGCTCACGCCCGATCCGGCGTTCTATTACGAGAGCGTCACGCACAAGAAGGCGCTGAGCTATCTCGGCTATGGTCTCAACCAGGGCGAAGGCTTCGTGGTCATCACCGGCGAGGTCGGTGCGGGCAAGTCGACGCTGGTCGCGCATCTCAAGCAGAAGCTCGACGATGATCGCATGACCGTGGGCGAAGTGGTCACCAGCGCGCTAGACGGCGAGGAAATGATCCATGTCGCCGCGCGCAGCTTCGGGCTTGACGTCACCGGCGGAGACAAGGCTGCCGATCTCGCGGCGATCGAGCTGTTCCTGCACGAGGAAGCCCGCAACGGACGCCGCACCCTGCTGATCGTCGACGAGGCGCAGAACCTGTCGATCGGCGCGCTCGAAGAGCTGCGCATGCTGTCGAACTTCCAGCTCGGTTCGCATCCGCTGCTGCAGACGCTGCTGCTCGGCCAGCCCGAATTCAAGCAATTGCTCGCGCATTCGGATGAGCTCGAGCAACTGCGCCAGCGCGTGATCGCCGCGCATCATCTTGAACCGATGCAGCCGGGCGAGATCGAGCCCTATGTCATGCACCGCCTCTCGCGCGTCGGCTGGAACGACAATCCGGAGATCGATAGCGGGATCTGGGTCAAACTGCACAAGGCCACCGGGGGTATCCCGCGCAAGGTCAACCAGGTGATGACACGCCTGCTGTTGCTCGGCGCGGTCGAAGAGCAATCGGTGCTCGAGGTCGACATGCTCGAAGCGGTGGTCGAGGAAATGACCGGCGACGCGGCTCCGGTCGAGGCGCCGGCCAAGCCGCGCCCCGATCGCGAAGGACCGGCGGCGGACGCGATTGCGCGCGCGAAGGGTGAGGCACGCCAGACGTCGGACGAACTTCCCGTGGCACCGGTCCCAGCTCCCGAGGCGCCGGCTGCGGCTGACGGGGCGCCCGACAAGGGTCTGCTCGACCATCAGATCGAAGCCATCGAGGCGGCCTTTGCCGAGCGCGACAAACATATGTCTGCGCTGCGCCGCGAGGTGGAGAAGCTGGACCAGAAGCGCGCGGCCGACGATTTGCCCGAGGACGTCGGCCAGCGGCTCGCGTCGATCGAGGCGCGCCTTGACGAACAGGAGCGTTCGCTGCGCCACGTGCTGACCATGATGATCGACTATTTCGAATCGCAGGGTTCGCGCGCTGCCGCGTAG
- a CDS encoding preprotein translocase subunit YajC: MSYRVKFRHLATTAAALAALHGAPLQAQSYQGADAGESSDEDFSSDRGRTSIDPYIEANSLASWQISPGSDVVTYTQLAAGVDASITGRNNGGSVSLRYERNFAHQSEGSDSDTITGLARGYATIIPRVLTFEAGGLASSTRVDAQGRSVINPLVDDNLSTQTYSAYAGPNLQTRMGAVDVSANYRIGYTRVDGPDFLTQSGTQADLFDESVTHSATVRAGTRPGDPLPVGVGVGAGYYQEDVSNLDQRVRDAYVRGDVTVPITPTLAFVAGAGVEDVEVSSRDAVRDVDGNPVIGDNGRYVTDTASPRIIAYEASGLIWDVGVVWTPSSRTQLEAHFGHRYDSETFYGNFSWRPSSRSNLSIGVYDGIQGFGGRLNNALAALPTDFTVTRDPVTGELTGCVSTLDGSGCLDGLLGSVRSSVFRGRGVVASYSRQIGRMTAAIGAGYDRRKFIGAPGTVLELADGIVDESYYVAAGVSGPVGQRGNFSLNSYANWFDSGTAGSGDVRVLGSSASYSEEVVRNLSARAAVAISMLDSDIAPDNFTTASALLGLRYDF; this comes from the coding sequence ATGAGCTATCGTGTGAAATTCCGTCATCTCGCCACGACTGCTGCGGCCCTGGCCGCGCTGCACGGCGCGCCGCTGCAGGCACAGTCGTATCAAGGCGCCGATGCAGGCGAATCCAGCGACGAGGACTTTTCCTCCGACCGCGGCCGCACCAGCATCGATCCCTATATCGAGGCGAATTCGCTCGCCAGCTGGCAGATCTCGCCCGGTAGCGACGTCGTGACCTACACACAGCTCGCGGCGGGCGTCGACGCCTCGATCACGGGCCGCAACAATGGCGGCAGCGTATCGCTGCGCTACGAACGCAATTTCGCGCATCAGTCTGAGGGGTCGGATTCGGACACGATCACCGGCCTCGCGCGCGGCTATGCGACGATTATCCCGCGGGTCCTGACCTTCGAGGCCGGCGGGCTGGCAAGCAGCACGCGCGTCGATGCGCAGGGCCGTTCGGTGATCAACCCGCTGGTCGACGACAATCTCTCCACCCAGACCTACTCGGCCTATGCCGGACCCAATCTGCAAACCCGCATGGGCGCTGTCGATGTGAGCGCGAATTACCGCATCGGGTACACACGCGTCGACGGCCCCGATTTCCTCACCCAGTCGGGAACGCAGGCCGACCTGTTCGACGAAAGCGTCACCCATAGCGCTACTGTGCGTGCCGGGACACGCCCGGGCGACCCGCTCCCTGTCGGCGTCGGTGTCGGCGCCGGATATTACCAGGAAGACGTCTCCAATCTCGATCAGCGCGTCCGCGACGCCTATGTCCGCGGCGATGTAACCGTGCCGATCACCCCCACGCTGGCCTTTGTCGCCGGGGCAGGGGTCGAGGATGTCGAAGTGTCGAGCCGCGATGCGGTGCGCGATGTGGATGGCAACCCGGTTATTGGCGACAATGGCCGCTACGTGACCGACACCGCCAGCCCGCGCATTATCGCCTATGAGGCGAGCGGGCTCATCTGGGATGTCGGCGTGGTCTGGACCCCCAGCAGCCGCACCCAGCTCGAAGCGCATTTCGGACATCGCTACGATAGCGAGACTTTCTACGGCAATTTCAGTTGGCGTCCGAGCAGCCGGAGCAACCTTTCGATCGGCGTGTATGACGGGATCCAGGGCTTCGGCGGGCGCCTGAATAACGCATTGGCCGCCTTGCCCACCGATTTCACCGTTACGCGTGACCCGGTCACGGGTGAGCTGACAGGCTGCGTCAGCACGCTCGACGGTAGCGGCTGTCTCGATGGCCTGCTTGGCTCGGTGCGGTCCTCGGTCTTCCGCGGACGCGGGGTTGTCGCCAGCTACAGCCGCCAGATCGGCCGGATGACCGCTGCGATCGGCGCAGGGTACGACCGGCGCAAGTTCATCGGCGCACCGGGCACGGTGCTGGAACTGGCCGACGGTATCGTCGACGAAAGCTACTATGTCGCGGCAGGGGTTTCGGGCCCGGTCGGACAGCGCGGCAATTTCTCGCTCAACAGCTACGCCAACTGGTTCGACAGCGGCACTGCCGGATCCGGCGATGTCCGTGTCCTGGGCAGCTCGGCGAGTTATTCGGAAGAAGTTGTCCGCAACCTTTCGGCACGCGCCGCCGTCGCCATCTCGATGCTCGACAGCGATATCGCGCCCGACAATTTCACGACCGCATCGGCCCTGCTCGGCCTGCGCTACGATTTCTGA
- a CDS encoding capsular biosynthesis protein — protein sequence MNKPTNIEPPKSGDAKPKRTSLLERASGAFGLDRLAPAAVPDKLEDEKAKKFAPKRKSEPSTPPEMPRRRASDRFAQPQPAGAATPVPSVPPAAPSEPDKPVVTLAGPKQHVVRSLLREQGLIDPDGGASMLLEEFRIVKRQVLATAKANPGPQARRVLVCSPHSNEGKTFCALNLAIALAGERDMEVVLVDADFGKPSIMAKLGLENGKGFMDVLADPTAKVEDVVVGTDIPGLWVLPAGQRTGRDSEYLASERTWKVLDNLTLGARNRIIVFDSPPALAATPAADLAKHAGQALLVARADMSGRAALEDAVDLLSACPDIKLLLNDATFSPSGRKFGSYYGYGE from the coding sequence GTGAACAAGCCCACCAATATTGAACCGCCCAAATCGGGCGACGCGAAGCCCAAACGCACTTCGCTGCTCGAACGTGCCAGCGGCGCTTTCGGCCTCGACCGGCTTGCCCCGGCGGCGGTGCCCGACAAGCTTGAAGACGAGAAGGCCAAGAAGTTTGCGCCCAAGCGCAAGTCGGAGCCCTCGACGCCGCCCGAAATGCCGCGGCGCCGCGCATCCGACCGCTTCGCGCAGCCGCAGCCGGCTGGCGCAGCCACGCCTGTGCCGTCTGTGCCGCCTGCGGCACCGTCGGAGCCGGACAAGCCGGTGGTCACGCTGGCCGGGCCCAAGCAGCATGTCGTCCGCTCGCTCCTGCGCGAGCAGGGTCTGATCGATCCCGATGGCGGCGCGTCGATGCTGCTCGAGGAATTCCGTATCGTGAAACGGCAGGTCCTCGCGACTGCCAAGGCCAATCCCGGCCCGCAGGCGCGCCGCGTGCTGGTCTGCTCGCCGCATTCGAACGAGGGCAAAACCTTCTGCGCACTCAATCTGGCGATCGCGCTGGCGGGTGAACGCGACATGGAAGTGGTGCTGGTCGATGCCGATTTCGGCAAGCCTTCGATCATGGCCAAGCTCGGCCTCGAAAATGGCAAGGGCTTCATGGATGTGCTCGCCGATCCCACCGCGAAGGTCGAGGACGTCGTGGTCGGCACCGATATTCCGGGCCTGTGGGTGCTCCCCGCTGGCCAGCGGACGGGGCGCGACAGCGAATATCTCGCCAGCGAGCGCACGTGGAAGGTGCTCGACAATCTGACGCTCGGCGCGCGCAACCGGATCATCGTGTTCGACAGCCCGCCCGCACTCGCGGCGACGCCTGCAGCCGATCTGGCCAAGCATGCCGGTCAGGCGCTGCTCGTGGCGCGCGCGGATATGAGCGGGCGCGCCGCGCTGGAAGACGCGGTGGACCTGCTGTCCGCCTGTCCCGACATCAAGCTGCTGCTCAACGATGCGACGTTCAGTCCGAGCGGACGCAAGTTCGGCAGCTATTACGGATATGGGGAGTAA
- a CDS encoding XrtA system polysaccharide chain length determinant, producing the protein MQEVFDELRSALHTVWNRRWLALAVAWGVCILGWLAVAFIPNSYESRARIYVELEDVLSEQLEISGDGKQAITKVRQTLVSAVNLERVVRTTKLGEKIATDNEMQSAVASLTENIVVESEQDNLFEITATVGKSNLSDAENAVLAKDVVQSLIDIFRESNIAGNRGDVADTIAFLDEQLEDRKRELEAAEQRRLVFEAKHPDLIGGTGTVTGRLQTMRTEMRGIDADIAAAQSALAAINGQLASTPRSIMTAESGGARGALMAAQSQLAAMRARGLTDSHPDIQSQRRQIDALREQAAKEPAGSSGTPNPAYTSLISIRAERQANVQALQARKAALQSDISGLIAAQADEPAVAAEANRISRDYEVLKDKYDDLLNDREEMRLRGQVETERSAFQFEVIDPPTAPRNPAAPNRPLLLLGVLIVGLGAGAGVAFVMGQLKSSFTTADKLERTLDLPVIGTISRSMTTAARKHEKLRLKQFVAGVGALGAVCFLLLVVEMVQVGSVA; encoded by the coding sequence ATGCAGGAAGTCTTCGACGAACTTCGCAGCGCGCTGCATACGGTGTGGAACCGCCGCTGGCTTGCGCTCGCCGTGGCCTGGGGGGTCTGCATCCTCGGTTGGCTCGCGGTTGCCTTCATTCCCAACAGCTATGAAAGCCGGGCACGGATTTACGTCGAACTCGAGGATGTCCTGTCCGAACAGCTCGAAATCTCCGGCGATGGCAAGCAGGCAATCACCAAGGTCCGCCAGACGCTGGTCAGCGCGGTGAATCTCGAACGCGTGGTGCGCACGACCAAGCTCGGCGAGAAAATCGCCACCGACAACGAGATGCAGAGCGCGGTAGCCAGCCTGACCGAGAATATCGTCGTCGAGAGCGAGCAGGACAATCTGTTCGAGATCACCGCCACGGTTGGCAAATCGAACCTCAGCGACGCAGAAAACGCGGTACTGGCCAAGGATGTTGTCCAGAGCCTGATCGATATCTTCCGCGAATCGAACATCGCGGGCAATCGCGGCGATGTCGCCGATACCATCGCCTTTCTCGACGAGCAGCTGGAAGACCGCAAACGCGAACTCGAAGCCGCCGAACAGCGCCGCCTGGTCTTCGAAGCGAAGCATCCCGATCTGATCGGTGGCACCGGCACGGTAACCGGACGGCTGCAGACGATGCGCACCGAAATGCGCGGAATCGACGCCGATATCGCCGCCGCGCAGAGCGCCCTGGCAGCGATCAACGGCCAGCTCGCCAGCACGCCGCGCAGCATCATGACTGCCGAAAGCGGCGGGGCACGCGGGGCGTTGATGGCGGCGCAGTCGCAGCTCGCCGCGATGCGCGCGCGCGGGCTGACCGATAGCCATCCCGATATCCAGTCGCAGCGGCGCCAGATCGATGCGCTGCGCGAACAGGCTGCCAAAGAGCCCGCCGGGTCGAGCGGCACGCCCAATCCGGCCTATACCTCGCTCATCTCGATCCGCGCCGAGCGACAGGCCAATGTACAGGCGCTCCAGGCGCGCAAGGCGGCGCTGCAATCGGACATTTCCGGCTTGATCGCGGCGCAGGCCGACGAGCCCGCCGTGGCCGCCGAGGCCAATCGCATCAGCCGCGATTACGAAGTGCTCAAGGACAAATATGACGACCTGCTCAACGATCGCGAGGAAATGCGCCTGCGCGGGCAGGTCGAAACCGAGCGCAGCGCCTTCCAGTTCGAAGTCATCGATCCGCCGACCGCGCCGCGTAATCCGGCCGCACCCAATCGGCCGCTCCTGTTGCTCGGTGTGCTCATCGTCGGCCTTGGCGCGGGTGCTGGGGTGGCGTTCGTGATGGGCCAGCTCAAATCCAGCTTCACCACAGCCGACAAGCTCGAGCGCACGCTCGACCTGCCGGTCATCGGCACGATCTCGCGTTCGATGACCACGGCTGCGCGCAAGCATGAAAAGCTGCGGCTCAAACAGTTCGTCGCGGGCGTCGGAGCGTTGGGAGCGGTCTGCTTCCTCCTGCTGGTCGTCGAAATGGTCCAGGTCGGCTCGGTCGCCTGA